One window of Saprospiraceae bacterium genomic DNA carries:
- a CDS encoding PorP/SprF family type IX secretion system membrane protein produces the protein MLKYSFFLFFSLCAELINCQEVNFSQFNTIAPYYNPAFTSAFTGNYRVSVLHRNQWIGFSDQPISSFCILGDIKFDFGIQNFKSDYFGASVYFITDRAQQFDWNNNEVSILLAYHKLLDKSNSQYISLGIGVGITQRSINYDNLYFEDQFDGLNKYNGSTSELLPPNIFSKPSIKIGLQHQVRLKSKFKLQSGLAIHHIFRPDVSFYKDFDNIDYTGSNSLKSDIKITGIVNANYKINNFTDLIPKLLISNQGPHFLTNLGMSIRRSFYNLNQTAIHAGMNTRLIKNLGGIIPADLGFLLGFEIKSFIIGMHYDFGIRDVAKYASPTHSIEVSLSLIGNYDNEGFICPTF, from the coding sequence CAATTCAATACCATTGCGCCCTATTACAATCCGGCTTTTACCTCTGCGTTTACTGGAAATTACCGGGTTAGTGTACTTCACAGAAATCAATGGATTGGCTTTAGTGACCAGCCCATTTCCAGCTTTTGCATTTTAGGTGATATTAAATTTGATTTTGGCATTCAAAATTTTAAATCAGATTATTTTGGAGCTTCGGTCTATTTTATAACAGACCGCGCACAACAATTTGATTGGAACAACAATGAAGTTTCAATATTACTTGCATACCATAAACTACTTGATAAGTCAAATTCACAATATATTTCGTTAGGCATCGGGGTAGGAATTACACAACGCTCCATAAACTATGACAATTTATATTTTGAAGATCAATTTGATGGTTTAAATAAATACAATGGCAGCACTTCTGAACTTTTACCACCAAATATTTTTTCCAAACCAAGTATAAAAATTGGTTTGCAGCATCAAGTTCGTTTAAAATCAAAATTTAAACTTCAATCTGGACTTGCTATTCATCATATTTTCCGACCAGATGTTTCCTTTTATAAAGATTTTGATAATATCGATTATACAGGAAGCAATTCCTTGAAATCAGACATTAAAATTACAGGAATTGTAAATGCAAATTATAAAATAAATAATTTCACAGATTTAATTCCAAAACTATTGATCAGCAATCAAGGTCCTCATTTTTTAACAAATTTAGGCATGAGTATTCGCAGATCGTTTTACAATTTAAATCAAACGGCCATACATGCCGGTATGAATACAAGACTTATAAAAAATCTTGGTGGCATTATCCCAGCTGACTTAGGGTTTTTATTAGGTTTTGAAATTAAAAGCTTTATCATTGGCATGCATTATGATTTTGGAATCCGTGATGTAGCAAAATATGCTTCGCCTACACACAGCATTGAAGTAAGCTTAAGCCTAATAGGGAATTATGACAACGAGGGATTTATTTGTCCAACATTTTAA